The Streptomyces sp. NBC_01275 genome has a segment encoding these proteins:
- a CDS encoding metallophosphoesterase family protein, giving the protein METPDVGIPPELARGMSMADQYEYLRTKLTRRRALVTAGAVAAGGLLTGCGGDSPGPKASAASSASPTIAAAGPGSSVAPFGRHLAFGSDPRTQMRISWQVPAAVRTPYVRIGARPDDLGGKVKAEVRALHTPGVDGVRRALDQYYVHAAVADLLPGSTYYYGVGHEGFDPADAAHRATVASFRTAPSGAERFVFTAFGDQGVGRSAAAIDRLLLKAAPAFHLHAGDICYADGTGRGEKSDGYDPTAWDAFLKQSEPVARSVPWMVTTGNHDMEAWYSPDGYGGQLARFSLPDNGFDPRTAPGVYAFRYGNVGVVALDANDVSYEIPANRGYTEGRQTAWLKRTLSTLRAAADVDFVVVFFHHCAYSTSAHASDGGVRAEWQPLFDRYQVDLVVNGHNHVYERTDALKGGRVGRTVPVGGSTDPTRDGTVYVTAGGGGRDLYGFPADAPESYEGHVRDRDSVDTFHWTRSRENAAETVEWSRVRYRGFSYLSVEAVGGPSARLTVSALAEDGRRIDRFEVRRGA; this is encoded by the coding sequence ATGGAGACACCCGATGTCGGCATTCCGCCCGAGCTGGCCCGCGGAATGAGCATGGCGGATCAGTACGAGTACCTGCGCACCAAGCTGACCAGGCGCCGCGCGCTGGTGACGGCGGGGGCGGTGGCGGCGGGCGGGCTGCTGACGGGGTGCGGGGGCGACTCCCCCGGGCCGAAGGCGTCGGCGGCTTCGAGCGCGAGTCCGACCATCGCCGCCGCCGGCCCCGGTTCCTCGGTCGCCCCCTTCGGCCGCCATCTCGCCTTCGGCTCGGACCCTCGCACACAGATGCGGATCTCCTGGCAGGTCCCGGCCGCCGTCCGCACGCCGTACGTCCGGATCGGCGCCCGCCCGGACGACCTGGGCGGGAAGGTGAAGGCCGAGGTGCGGGCCCTGCACACCCCGGGGGTCGACGGGGTGCGCAGGGCGCTGGACCAGTACTACGTGCACGCGGCGGTGGCCGACCTGCTGCCCGGCTCGACGTACTACTACGGCGTCGGCCACGAGGGCTTCGACCCGGCCGACGCGGCCCACCGCGCCACGGTCGCGTCCTTCCGTACGGCGCCCTCCGGCGCCGAGCGGTTCGTGTTCACCGCGTTCGGCGACCAGGGCGTGGGCCGCTCGGCGGCGGCGATCGACCGACTGCTGCTGAAAGCCGCCCCCGCCTTCCATCTCCACGCGGGCGACATCTGCTACGCCGACGGCACCGGCCGGGGCGAGAAGTCGGACGGCTACGACCCGACCGCCTGGGACGCGTTCCTGAAGCAGAGCGAGCCGGTGGCGCGGTCGGTGCCGTGGATGGTGACGACCGGCAACCACGACATGGAGGCCTGGTACTCCCCCGACGGCTACGGCGGCCAGCTGGCCCGCTTCTCCCTCCCGGACAACGGCTTCGACCCGCGCACGGCCCCGGGCGTGTACGCGTTCCGGTACGGCAACGTGGGCGTGGTGGCGCTGGACGCGAACGACGTGTCGTACGAGATCCCCGCGAACCGGGGCTACACGGAGGGTCGGCAGACGGCCTGGCTGAAGCGGACGCTGAGCACCCTGCGCGCCGCGGCGGACGTCGATTTCGTCGTCGTCTTCTTCCACCACTGCGCCTACTCGACCTCGGCGCACGCCTCGGACGGCGGGGTGCGGGCCGAGTGGCAGCCGCTGTTCGACCGGTACCAGGTGGACCTGGTGGTCAACGGCCACAACCACGTGTACGAGCGGACGGACGCCCTGAAGGGCGGACGGGTGGGCCGTACGGTTCCGGTCGGCGGGTCCACGGACCCGACGCGGGACGGGACCGTGTACGTCACGGCGGGCGGCGGCGGCCGTGATCTGTACGGCTTTCCGGCGGACGCGCCGGAGAGCTACGAGGGACACGTCCGCGACCGCGACTCCGTCGACACCTTCCACTGGACGCGCTCGCGCGAGAACGCGGCGGAGACGGTGGAGTGGTCGCGGGTGCGCTACCGGGGCTTCTCGTACCTCTCGGTGGAGGCGGTCGGCGGGCCGTCGGCGCGGCTGACGGTGTCGGCGCTCGCGGAGGACGGACGGCGCATCGACCGGTTCGAGGTGCGACGCGGGGCCTGA
- a CDS encoding 3-isopropylmalate dehydrogenase — MSRSINLAVIPGDGIGQEVVAEGLKVLSAVLPQDVKLETKEYDFGAKRYHATGETLTDADLESLQQHDAILLGAIGDPSVPSGVLERGFLLKLRFAFDHHVNLRPSKLLPGVATPLAGQPEIDFVVVREGTEGPYTGNGGTIRKGTEHEVATEVSVNTAFGVERVVRDAFARAQARPRKKLTLVHKNNVLTFAGHLWTNVFNKVAEEFPEVTTDYIHVDAATIYLVTDPARFDVIVTDNLFGDIITDLAAAVSGGIGVAASGNINPTGAFPSMFEPVHGSAPDIAGQGKADPSATVLSVALLLRHLGYESEAARIEEAVSADLAERTGKPARSTSEIGDALSVRVAG; from the coding sequence ATGTCTCGCAGCATCAATCTCGCAGTGATCCCCGGTGACGGCATCGGCCAGGAGGTCGTGGCCGAAGGTCTCAAGGTCCTCTCCGCCGTCCTCCCGCAGGATGTGAAGCTGGAGACCAAGGAGTACGACTTCGGGGCCAAGCGCTACCACGCCACCGGTGAGACCCTCACCGACGCCGACCTCGAGTCCCTCCAGCAGCACGACGCGATCCTGCTCGGCGCCATCGGCGACCCGTCGGTCCCGTCCGGAGTGCTGGAGCGCGGCTTCCTGCTCAAGCTCCGCTTCGCCTTCGACCACCACGTCAACCTGCGTCCGTCGAAGCTCCTCCCGGGTGTCGCCACCCCGCTGGCCGGCCAGCCGGAGATCGACTTCGTCGTGGTCCGCGAGGGCACCGAGGGTCCGTACACCGGCAACGGCGGCACGATCCGCAAGGGCACCGAGCACGAGGTCGCCACCGAGGTCTCCGTCAACACGGCGTTCGGCGTCGAGCGCGTCGTCCGGGACGCCTTCGCCCGCGCCCAGGCCCGTCCGCGCAAGAAGCTGACGCTGGTCCACAAGAACAACGTGCTGACCTTCGCCGGTCACCTCTGGACGAACGTCTTCAACAAGGTGGCCGAGGAGTTCCCCGAGGTCACCACGGACTACATCCACGTGGACGCCGCGACGATCTACCTGGTCACGGACCCCGCGCGCTTCGACGTGATCGTCACCGACAACCTCTTCGGCGACATCATCACCGACCTCGCCGCGGCCGTCTCCGGCGGCATCGGCGTCGCCGCGAGCGGGAACATCAACCCGACCGGCGCGTTCCCGTCCATGTTCGAGCCGGTCCACGGCTCGGCCCCGGACATCGCCGGCCAGGGCAAGGCCGACCCCTCCGCCACGGTCCTGTCCGTCGCCCTCCTGCTGCGCCACCTCGGCTACGAGTCCGAGGCGGCCCGCATCGAGGAGGCGGTCTCCGCCGACCTCGCCGAGCGCACGGGCAAGCCCGCCCGCTCCACCTCCGAGATCGGCGACGCGCTCTCCGTACGAGTAGCCGGCTGA
- a CDS encoding branched-chain amino acid aminotransferase: MTTPTIELKPSSSPLSDAEREAILANPGFGRHFTDHMVTIKWTEGRGWHDGQLVPYAPIPLDPATNVLHYAQEIFEGLKAYRRPDGSVATFRPDQNAKRFQRSARRLAMPELPVETFVEACDALVAQDKGWVPAHGGEESLYLRPFMIATEVGLGVKPANEYLFLVIASPAGAYFAGGVKPVSIWVSEDRVRAVPGGMGDAKTGGNYAASLLAQAEAISKGCDQVCYLDAVEHRWVEELGGMNLYFVYGDRIVTPTLTGSILEGVTRDSLLSVARDLGYTAEEGRISIEQWQRDSESGALTEVFACGTAAVITPVGTVKRAGVEWQQSGAEPGEVTLRLRSALLDIQRGTAEDKHGWMHELG, translated from the coding sequence ATGACGACGCCCACGATCGAGCTCAAGCCCTCATCCAGCCCGCTGTCCGACGCGGAGCGGGAGGCGATCCTGGCGAACCCCGGGTTCGGCCGCCACTTCACCGACCACATGGTGACGATCAAGTGGACCGAGGGCCGTGGCTGGCACGACGGCCAGCTCGTCCCGTACGCGCCGATCCCGCTCGACCCGGCGACCAACGTCCTGCACTACGCCCAGGAGATCTTCGAGGGCCTGAAGGCGTACCGCCGTCCCGACGGTTCGGTCGCCACCTTCCGGCCGGACCAGAACGCCAAGCGCTTCCAGCGCTCCGCCCGCCGCCTGGCCATGCCCGAGCTGCCGGTCGAGACGTTCGTCGAGGCCTGCGACGCACTGGTGGCCCAGGACAAGGGCTGGGTGCCGGCGCACGGCGGCGAGGAGTCCCTCTACCTACGCCCCTTCATGATCGCGACCGAGGTCGGCCTGGGCGTCAAGCCGGCCAACGAGTACCTCTTCCTGGTCATCGCCTCCCCGGCCGGCGCGTACTTCGCCGGCGGTGTGAAGCCGGTGTCGATCTGGGTCTCCGAGGACCGTGTCCGCGCCGTCCCCGGCGGCATGGGCGACGCCAAGACCGGCGGCAACTACGCCGCCTCCCTGCTCGCCCAGGCCGAGGCCATCTCCAAGGGCTGCGACCAGGTCTGCTACCTCGACGCGGTCGAGCACCGGTGGGTCGAGGAGCTCGGCGGGATGAACCTGTACTTCGTCTACGGCGACCGGATCGTCACGCCCACGCTCACCGGCTCCATCCTGGAGGGCGTCACCCGCGACTCGCTCCTCAGCGTCGCCCGCGACCTCGGCTACACGGCCGAGGAGGGCCGCATCTCCATCGAGCAGTGGCAGCGGGACTCCGAGAGCGGCGCCCTGACCGAGGTCTTCGCCTGCGGTACGGCGGCCGTGATCACCCCGGTCGGCACGGTCAAGCGGGCCGGCGTCGAGTGGCAGCAGTCGGGCGCCGAGCCCGGCGAGGTCACCCTGCGCCTGCGCAGCGCCCTGCTGGACATCCAGCGCGGCACGGCCGAGGACAAGCACGGCTGGATGCACGAACTGGGCTGA
- the cimA gene encoding citramalate synthase, whose amino-acid sequence MTETETNETSETGELDDSFHVFDTTLRDGAQREGINLTVADKLAIARHLDDFGVGFIEGGWPGANPRDTEFFARAQQEIDFRHAQLVAFGATRRAGAKAAEDPQVKALLESGAPVITLVAKAHDRHVELALRTTLEENLEMVRDTVSFLTGQGRRVFVDCEHFFDGYRANPEYAKAVVRAAAEAGADVVVLCDTNGGMLPAQVQAIVATVLADTGARLGIHAQDDTGCAVANTLAAVDAGATHVQCTANGYGERVGNSNLFPVVAALELKYGKKVLPEGALREMTRISHAIAEVVNLTPATHQPYVGVSAFAHKGGLHASAIKVDPALYQHIEPEEVGNTMRMLVSDMAGRASVELKGKELGVDLGGDRELVGRVVERVKERELKGYTYEAADASFELLLRTEIQGGKPLRYFEVESWRAIIEDRPDGTHANEATVKLWAKGERIVATAEGNGPVNALDRALRVALEKIYPQLAKLDLVDYKVRILEGVHGTQSTTRVLISTTDGTGEWSTVGVAENVIAASWQALEDAYTFGLLRAGVAPAE is encoded by the coding sequence ATGACCGAGACGGAAACCAACGAGACCAGCGAGACCGGCGAACTCGACGACTCGTTCCACGTCTTCGACACCACCCTGCGCGACGGCGCCCAGCGGGAGGGCATCAACCTCACCGTCGCCGACAAGCTCGCGATCGCACGGCACCTGGACGACTTCGGCGTCGGCTTCATCGAGGGCGGCTGGCCCGGGGCCAACCCGCGCGACACCGAGTTCTTCGCCCGCGCCCAGCAGGAGATCGACTTCAGGCACGCCCAGCTCGTCGCGTTCGGCGCGACCCGCCGAGCGGGCGCGAAGGCGGCGGAGGACCCGCAGGTCAAGGCGCTGCTGGAGTCGGGTGCGCCGGTGATCACGCTGGTGGCGAAGGCCCACGACCGGCACGTCGAACTCGCCCTGCGCACCACGCTGGAGGAGAACCTGGAGATGGTGCGCGACACCGTCTCCTTCCTGACCGGCCAGGGCCGCCGGGTCTTCGTCGACTGCGAGCACTTCTTCGACGGCTACCGCGCCAACCCCGAGTACGCCAAGGCGGTCGTCCGCGCCGCCGCGGAGGCGGGCGCCGACGTCGTGGTCCTGTGCGACACCAACGGCGGCATGCTCCCGGCCCAGGTCCAGGCGATCGTCGCCACCGTCCTCGCCGACACCGGAGCCCGGCTCGGCATCCACGCCCAGGACGACACGGGCTGCGCGGTCGCCAACACGCTCGCCGCCGTCGACGCCGGCGCGACCCACGTCCAGTGCACGGCGAACGGCTACGGCGAGCGCGTCGGCAACTCCAACCTCTTCCCGGTGGTCGCCGCCCTGGAGCTGAAGTACGGCAAGAAGGTCCTCCCCGAGGGCGCGCTGCGCGAGATGACCCGGATCTCGCACGCGATCGCCGAGGTGGTGAACCTGACCCCCGCCACCCACCAGCCGTACGTGGGAGTCTCGGCCTTCGCCCACAAGGGCGGGCTGCACGCCTCCGCGATCAAGGTCGATCCGGCGCTGTACCAGCACATCGAGCCCGAGGAGGTCGGCAACACCATGCGCATGCTGGTGTCCGACATGGCGGGCCGTGCGTCGGTGGAGCTGAAGGGCAAGGAACTCGGCGTCGACCTCGGCGGCGACCGCGAGCTGGTCGGCCGGGTCGTCGAGCGGGTCAAGGAGCGCGAGCTCAAGGGCTACACGTACGAGGCGGCCGACGCGTCCTTCGAACTCCTCCTGCGCACCGAGATCCAGGGCGGCAAGCCCCTGCGCTACTTCGAGGTCGAGTCCTGGCGCGCGATCATCGAGGACCGCCCCGACGGCACCCACGCCAACGAGGCCACGGTCAAACTCTGGGCCAAGGGCGAGCGCATCGTCGCCACGGCGGAGGGCAACGGCCCGGTCAACGCCCTCGACCGCGCCCTGCGCGTAGCCCTGGAGAAGATCTACCCCCAGCTCGCCAAGCTCGACCTGGTCGACTACAAGGTCCGCATCCTCGAAGGCGTCCACGGCACCCAGTCCACCACCCGCGTCCTCATCTCCACGACGGACGGCACGGGCGAGTGGTCCACGGTGGGCGTCGCCGAGAACGTCATCGCCGCCTCCTGGCAGGCCCTGGAGGACGCGTACACCTTCGGCCTGCTGCGGGCGGGCGTGGCACCGGCCGAGTAG
- a CDS encoding trypsin-like serine protease has translation MKKLLTTLKRLAAVGAAALAIASLQPLSSAQAAPSPVVGGTRAAQGEFPFMVRLSMGCGGALYTQQIVLTAAHCVSGTGANTSITATAGVVDLQSTTGRVQVKSTYVYRAPGYNGNGKDWALIKLASPITTQSTLKIATTTAYNTGTFTIAGWGSATEGGAQQRYLLKATVPFVSDATCRAYSGYSGLVASDEICAGYAAGGTDTCQGDSGGPMFRRDSANEWIQVGIVSWGIGCARANAPGVYSEVSTFASAIAAAAATL, from the coding sequence TTGAAGAAGCTCCTCACGACCCTCAAGAGACTCGCGGCGGTCGGCGCAGCCGCCCTCGCGATCGCCAGCCTTCAGCCCCTCTCGTCCGCGCAGGCCGCCCCCTCGCCCGTCGTCGGCGGAACCCGTGCCGCGCAGGGCGAGTTCCCGTTCATGGTCCGGCTCTCCATGGGCTGCGGCGGGGCGCTCTACACCCAGCAGATCGTCCTCACCGCCGCGCACTGCGTGAGCGGGACCGGCGCCAACACCAGCATCACCGCCACCGCCGGCGTCGTGGACCTCCAGTCCACCACCGGCCGGGTCCAGGTCAAGTCCACCTACGTGTACCGGGCCCCCGGCTACAACGGCAACGGCAAGGACTGGGCGCTCATCAAGCTCGCCTCGCCCATCACCACCCAGTCCACCCTGAAGATCGCCACCACCACGGCCTACAACACCGGCACCTTCACCATCGCCGGCTGGGGCTCGGCCACCGAGGGCGGCGCCCAGCAGCGCTACCTGCTGAAGGCCACCGTGCCGTTCGTGAGCGACGCGACCTGTCGCGCGTACAGCGGCTACAGCGGCCTCGTCGCCAGCGACGAGATCTGCGCCGGGTACGCGGCCGGGGGCACCGACACCTGCCAGGGCGACTCCGGCGGCCCGATGTTCCGCCGGGACTCCGCCAACGAGTGGATCCAGGTCGGCATCGTCAGCTGGGGCATCGGCTGCGCCCGAGCCAACGCCCCCGGCGTCTACTCCGAGGTGTCCACCTTCGCCTCGGCCATAGCCGCCGCGGCGGCCACGCTCTGA
- a CDS encoding tetratricopeptide repeat protein — protein MDRAPRTAPPSGGVSSLLGAPAVFTGRDEEAGRLLDVLDPGGAEGAEGAGGRVAAVAGLGGVGKTALALHVAHAARQRGWFPGGALFVDMRGYDEAPTTADHAVLSLLRTLVGVGGDEGRFGAGDDLYACYRVELASREPVLIVLDNVSDPARITPLLPGEGIGHRVLITSREAQDSLPVRQFTIGALRTEDACLLVGRKLREGDPGDRRAAEEPDAVRELAGLCGNLPLALLIAAALLRRRRHSPVASLADELRAAADRVRALRFKGGVDQYRRELALGPVFEVMYGRLEPETARVLRALGQAPTPDASLDTALALTGSAPDELRPHLDDLVACSLLTADPGGGRWRMHDLVQVYVRTVSSGDADGVREAEGARERLLRWALHAVLAATACLRPGAREGAPDDMFSGSYWGALNWLDQERQTLLGLAQWTDPAPPEQARLAMVLAMRFSPYLQLSRSHQDWLDVAQAAHRTAQRLGDRETLAATSILLGSSLYHLGRHERAVDHLRRAQQLCAELHHRSGEAAAWTILGLALHGLRRFPESTEAHARSLQLHAPNGNRNVTAFSLINYGLTLNALGRVDDAHQAVTRALDLHIGAANRAGEAGARAVRGSLLRQTGRTDDAADELLRSAQLYDELGHWHSAAERWLELGRLLRDLGRDDHAWQAFTAAAEAYDRAGADAEAAEARRLAGQP, from the coding sequence GTGGACAGAGCGCCCCGGACCGCGCCCCCGTCCGGCGGGGTGTCCAGCCTGCTGGGTGCGCCGGCCGTCTTCACCGGGCGGGACGAGGAGGCCGGGCGGCTGCTGGACGTACTGGACCCGGGCGGCGCGGAGGGCGCGGAGGGCGCGGGCGGCCGAGTCGCCGCCGTCGCCGGGCTGGGCGGTGTCGGCAAGACCGCGCTCGCCCTGCACGTCGCCCACGCGGCACGGCAGCGGGGGTGGTTCCCCGGCGGGGCGCTCTTCGTCGACATGCGCGGCTACGACGAGGCTCCCACGACGGCCGACCACGCGGTGCTGTCGCTGCTGCGGACGCTCGTCGGCGTGGGCGGCGACGAGGGGCGGTTCGGCGCGGGCGACGACTTGTACGCCTGCTACCGGGTCGAACTGGCCTCCCGTGAGCCGGTGTTGATCGTCCTGGACAACGTCTCCGACCCGGCCAGGATCACGCCCCTGCTCCCCGGCGAGGGAATCGGCCACCGCGTCCTGATCACCTCTCGGGAGGCCCAGGACTCCCTCCCCGTACGGCAGTTCACCATCGGCGCCCTACGGACCGAGGACGCCTGTCTGCTCGTCGGCCGCAAGCTGCGCGAGGGCGATCCCGGGGACCGGCGAGCCGCCGAGGAACCCGATGCGGTGCGTGAACTGGCGGGTCTGTGCGGGAACCTGCCCCTCGCCCTGCTGATCGCCGCCGCGCTGCTACGACGCCGTAGGCACAGCCCGGTCGCTTCACTGGCCGATGAGCTGCGCGCCGCCGCCGACCGGGTGCGGGCGTTGCGGTTCAAAGGCGGGGTGGACCAGTACCGGCGGGAGCTCGCGCTGGGGCCGGTCTTCGAGGTGATGTACGGGCGGCTGGAGCCGGAGACGGCGCGTGTGCTGCGGGCGTTGGGGCAGGCGCCGACGCCGGACGCCTCGCTGGACACGGCGCTCGCGCTGACGGGCTCGGCGCCCGACGAGCTGAGGCCTCACCTGGATGATCTGGTCGCCTGCTCTCTGCTGACGGCGGACCCTGGGGGTGGCCGTTGGCGGATGCATGATCTGGTGCAGGTGTACGTCCGTACGGTGTCGTCGGGGGACGCGGACGGTGTGCGGGAGGCCGAAGGCGCCCGGGAGAGGCTTCTGCGCTGGGCCTTGCACGCCGTGCTGGCCGCCACCGCATGTCTCCGGCCCGGCGCACGGGAAGGTGCGCCGGACGACATGTTCTCGGGCAGTTACTGGGGCGCGCTGAACTGGCTCGACCAGGAACGCCAGACGCTGCTCGGCCTCGCGCAGTGGACGGACCCGGCACCGCCCGAGCAGGCGCGGCTCGCCATGGTGTTGGCCATGCGGTTCTCGCCCTATCTCCAGTTGAGCCGCTCCCACCAGGACTGGTTGGACGTCGCGCAAGCCGCGCACCGCACGGCGCAACGCCTCGGCGACCGTGAGACCCTGGCCGCGACCTCCATCTTGTTGGGCTCGAGCCTGTACCACCTGGGCCGCCACGAGAGGGCCGTCGACCATCTGCGCCGCGCGCAGCAGTTGTGCGCCGAGCTGCACCACCGATCGGGCGAGGCTGCCGCGTGGACCATCCTGGGGCTCGCGCTGCACGGTCTGCGACGGTTCCCCGAGTCCACGGAGGCGCACGCCCGGAGCCTGCAGCTGCATGCCCCGAACGGCAACCGGAACGTCACGGCGTTCTCGCTGATCAACTACGGCCTCACCCTCAACGCTCTGGGCCGCGTCGACGACGCCCACCAGGCCGTGACCCGAGCGCTGGACCTGCACATCGGCGCGGCCAACAGAGCCGGGGAGGCTGGTGCGCGAGCCGTCCGGGGAAGTCTCCTGCGACAAACCGGCCGCACCGACGACGCAGCCGACGAACTCCTGCGCTCCGCGCAGCTCTACGACGAACTCGGCCACTGGCACAGCGCGGCGGAGCGGTGGCTCGAACTGGGCCGTCTCCTGCGCGATCTGGGCCGGGACGACCATGCCTGGCAGGCCTTCACCGCCGCCGCCGAGGCCTACGACCGCGCCGGCGCGGACGCCGAAGCAGCCGAGGCCCGACGTCTCGCCGGGCAGCCGTGA
- a CDS encoding YdeI family protein — protein MPTSPQPPAEPQPQQSLSFPSADALDDWLTVHAAPHAVPRPGLWVQVAKKGSGLPSVTAAEVNDVALCHGWITGQRKGLDGSRFLQRITPRRPGSLWSAVNVRRVEELTAAGRMRPAGLAEVAAARADGRWAAAYASQQDATVPEDLATALEANPRAREVFDGLGRTDRYLVMLDLLRARTPERRSACLAAALARLEAAGTTP, from the coding sequence ATGCCCACCTCGCCGCAGCCCCCTGCCGAGCCGCAGCCGCAGCAGTCGCTGTCGTTCCCTTCGGCCGACGCCCTCGACGACTGGCTCACCGTCCACGCCGCTCCCCACGCCGTCCCCCGCCCCGGCCTCTGGGTGCAGGTCGCCAAGAAGGGCTCAGGGCTGCCCTCCGTGACCGCCGCCGAGGTCAACGACGTGGCCCTGTGCCACGGTTGGATCACCGGGCAGCGCAAGGGGCTCGACGGGAGCCGCTTTCTGCAGAGGATCACCCCGCGGCGGCCGGGCAGCCTCTGGTCGGCGGTGAACGTGCGGCGGGTGGAGGAGCTCACCGCGGCCGGACGGATGCGGCCCGCCGGTCTCGCCGAGGTGGCGGCCGCGCGGGCCGACGGCCGGTGGGCGGCGGCGTACGCCTCGCAGCAGGACGCCACCGTCCCCGAGGACCTCGCGACCGCGCTGGAGGCCAACCCGCGCGCCAGGGAGGTGTTCGACGGACTGGGGCGGACGGACCGCTATCTCGTCATGCTCGACCTGCTCCGGGCGCGGACCCCGGAACGCCGGTCGGCCTGCCTGGCGGCCGCGCTCGCCAGGTTGGAGGCGGCCGGCACCACCCCGTGA
- a CDS encoding YceI family protein, with product MGIFGRKDPAETTAAAGATNPDLAALTGDYSIDPAHSTIGFVARHAMVTNVKGKFNDFTGSLHLDGSDPAKSTASIDAKMDSIDTGSADRDGHLKSADFFKTEEFPTMSFRSTSAEALGGDDYRITGDLTILGVTGTLTIDLEFNGSAKDPFGNERVGFEGKAEILRSEWGLTWNAALETGGVLVSDKIKLNFDISAIKNA from the coding sequence ATGGGCATCTTCGGCCGCAAGGACCCCGCCGAGACCACCGCTGCCGCCGGCGCCACGAACCCCGACCTGGCCGCCCTCACCGGCGACTACTCGATCGACCCGGCGCACTCGACGATAGGCTTCGTCGCCCGCCACGCGATGGTCACGAACGTCAAGGGCAAGTTCAACGACTTCACCGGCTCGCTGCACCTCGACGGCTCCGACCCGGCGAAGTCCACCGCCTCGATCGACGCCAAGATGGACAGCATCGACACCGGGTCCGCCGACCGTGACGGCCACCTGAAGAGCGCGGACTTCTTCAAGACCGAGGAGTTCCCGACGATGTCCTTCCGCTCCACCTCGGCGGAGGCGCTCGGCGGCGACGACTACCGGATCACCGGCGACCTGACCATCCTCGGCGTGACCGGGACGCTCACCATCGACCTGGAGTTCAACGGCTCCGCCAAGGACCCGTTCGGCAACGAGCGCGTCGGCTTCGAGGGCAAGGCGGAGATCCTGCGCTCCGAGTGGGGCCTGACCTGGAACGCGGCGCTGGAGACGGGCGGCGTGCTGGTCTCCGACAAGATCAAGCTGAACTTCGACATCTCAGCGATCAAGAACGCGTGA